agtttttggtattttgtaggagTTAGAGGCACTATTGGACTAACTACGAGTCTCTTTACATCCATAATAATACATGTTTCCTTTGTTTTATTCCTTAGAAGGACTTGAAATCAAGGGGGTGCTACAACTTGAAGTGCCCAGGATTTGTTTCTGCACGTGGAGCTAATCTGGTACCTGGACAAGCCATTTCTCCTCCATCAATTTATGGCAAACAAGACTACTACATTAGACTTAGCCTCAACCAGGTGCACCATTTGTCCCATTCTGGAGATTACTAAAGCTATATAATGTCACAAATGTGCTACTATTTCTAGTATAATTAGATGATACCCGTGCATTGTGCAAGACCTCATCAACTTAAACACGTACATGCATGCTATAAGAGCAACTACAAAAGAGAAAAAAGTTGGATTGCAATTAACATAATGCCATTTTTCTAAAAAATGTGAAACATGAACTACATAGGTATCCTCATAGTGTCCAACACACAATCCATTCATGAAAACAAAAATTTAATACAAAACAATAATTTATGAGGAGCATGCATGACTTGATGGTGTGGTAGGACCGCATGGATAAATAAAACAAGCACATATAAAAATATAACTTAAGACGAGCATGCATGACTTGTTGATGTGGTATGGCTGCACGTAGAGAAAGAAAAGTCAACTTATAACTAACCTTTATGACTTGTAGATGTGGCATGGATGCTTGAATAGAAAACTAGGTAGTGGATTGCTACTATTTAAGAATAGAGGATTAAAGTTAACAAAGATATATTTTATTAGAGTGAAAATTAGTTAGGCATAAATTCACATGGTTAGTAAGTAATATCCATGTTTATTTTATGAAGAAAATACCGAACATTAATTAGAATATGGGAAATTGTACATCACCCAAGATTCTTGCTAATAACAACTTGTTCTCTATTCTTCTTGGGTATGAAATTTATTGTTCATGGCTGTCATCAATCTTTCGTTGACTACAGGATCCAAATTCTGAAGATTGGGTGGTGTACCGTCATGATTTAGAAAAACCATCATTATTGGGACATTTTCCAAAGAAGCTTTGCCCTGGAATACCACGTATACAAGCCTTGACTGGTTTCGTGAATTACTTCAAGAATGCACATGGTCCTCCAATGGGTAGCGGCCACTTCCCCAATTATGAGGATCACGACGATAAGAAATCTGCGTACTTCAGGCGCATTCAGTATTACACTCCAAATGATCGTTCTTATAACATGTTTGGCGTTCCCATGGTCAAGTTACTTGATAGGCTAGATTGTTGTAGAGCAAATGGTTTAGTTTTTGATTATAAAAGGGGTTTTATGTTCAACTATGGTGGACCAAGTGGTTGTGTTGGTTGACAAAAAGAATTGTATTCCCATTTGGATTCAAATAAATAAAACATAGTATGCTACTTAACGGTCAAAGATTGTCCCTTATTTCATTTATTTTGTCAAACTCCAAATTGGTCTTTTTTTTGCAGGGCGAAAGGGATTTCATTGCTCAAGGAATTACAAGATCGTTCCTACGTAGTATAGGAACATCTGCAGGCCCAGATCATAGCCACACAGCAGTGCGATCCTCCACACGGCCAAAGGCAGCTAAATAGTGACTAATAGCGTTCTGGTTCAAACTAATCTAtgatacctaaatagttcatccccactatgttatttctcttgacatgcaaccTCTCCACTTCAGCAGGTCTGCCACGTCAACGTTCCATTACCACAGCTTACAGACGGGCCTGACCACTACAGCAGAGTAGCCACGTCAGCATTCCATTACCAGCTTACAGAGACACTACAGACGTTTGCATGTTAATGGATTTGGGCAATAAAGGACAGTTTTGGACATTTGAGAAGAGGGTGGCCGGTGGTACTTACACTCGTTGTAGGTTGGACACGGCCTTGGTTAATTCTGACTGGTTGGCGAGGTTTCCTTTGGCCTCTATTACTCATGAAACACCAGCCACATCGGACCATCTAACTTTGTTACTTGACTTCGGCTGTGCAAAAACTGAAAGAAAAAAGTGAGATTTCAAATACGAGACGATGTGGGAGACACATGAGGGTCTAAACGAGGTGATTGTACTGGGCTGGGACGCAGGAGTGCCATGTTCCACTATGGAAGAGATAAGCTTGAAAACCTAGCAAGAGGTCTGGGAAGGTGGAGCAATGACACTTTTGGAAGTGTACGAAAAGAAATCAAATTTTTAAAGAAGCAGCTTCAAGAGCTAAGGGGTGATCCTCTTCGAATAGGACCTTCACATGCAGAACTCAAAATAAATGAGCGTTTGATTGAGCTGTATCACCGGGAGGAAATCATGTGGCGCCAGCGGGCAAGGATCGACTGGTTGTCAGCAGGGGACAAAAACACAAAGTTTTTTCACTTACAAGCGAGTCTAAGGCGAAAAAAGAATATGGTCAAAGCACTACAAAATTCCCTTGGTGCTATAGTAGTAGACCCGGATGAGATGAGAAGTTTGGCAAATGATTTCTATCAAACGCTCTACACAACCGAGGGTGTGCAGGGCATAGATGAAGTGCTGAATCATGTTCCAAGGAAAGTCTCAAATGAGATGAATGCAATATTGAATGCGGAATACACGAAGGAGGAGGTGAAAACAGCTTTGTTCCAAATGTTCCCCAATAAGGCTCCAGGGCCGGATGGCTATCCGGCGCATTTTTATCAGCGCCATTGGGACATCTGCGGTGACGATGTAACAAGCGTGGTGCTGAGCATAGTACGAGGTGAGCAAAGCCCGAAAGGTATTAATGATACAGTTTTGGTTCTGATCTCTAAGGTTCTGAATCCCAACTTACTCTCTCAGTTTCAGCCAATCAGTCTATGTAATGTACTCTATAAGATTGCATCCAAAGTGGTAGCCATCAGGCTAAAAGTTATTTTACCTGACATAATTTCTGAGAATCAATCCACCTTTGTGCCGGGAGGATTAATTACAGACAATATCATCTGTGCATATGAGTGCCTACATTTCGTGAAGAAGTCTAAGTCCAAGACGAACAGTTACTGTGCTCTTAAGCTGGACATTATGAAGGCATATGATAGGCAGGAGTGGACATATCTAAAGGCCATTATGGGCAAAGTAGGCTTTTCTCAGCATTGGATTAATACGGTAATGGGTTTGGTCTCTTCAGTATCCTTTTCTGTTCTTTTTAACGATGACAAGCTTGAGCCTTTCAGACCAACCAGAGGAATCCGACAGGGAGACCCAATCTCCCCCTACTTATTCTTGatcgcagcagagggcctttcgtgcctcctgaaaTCCAGTCCACAGGCATCACTTGCATCACTTGCAGGTATTAAGGtgggagagaattccttatttggccctttcttaaaatcCGGTTCCCTATTTGGCCCCAGAAATTTCATTTTTCCCTTTTGACATTATAAATTCATTTTATTCCTTCCATGACACTTCTGTCACTTTTTGCTGTTAACACCATCAAATGTTACTTGAAATGTCTTATTTACCCCTGCTTTACCACgtcgaaaaaaacagaaaaatctaGTTGCGGCGCGAGGCACACAGCGGCGACACGAGGCATGGAGGAGGGCACGGAAAGTAGTGATGGACGGTCGAGGCGGCGCTGTGCAGGCCCAAGTCGCGGCGCCGGATGTCATGCCCCGAGATCCTCCAGTTGCTGCCCCTCTCGCTAGTGCAAAGGCCAAacaaatctgttggggaacgtagtaatttcaaaaaaattcctacgcacacacaggatcatggtgatgcatagcaacgagaggggagagtgttgtccacgtaccctcgtagaccgaaagcggaagcgttagcacaacgcggttgatgtagtcgtacgtcttcacgatccgaccgatcaagtaccaaacaaacgacacctccgagttcagcacacgttcagctcgatgacgtccctcgaacttcgatccagccgagctttgagggagagttccgtcagcacgacggcgtggtgacgatgatgatgttctaccgacgcagggctttgcctaagcaccgctacgatattatcgaggtggattatggtggaggggggcaccgcacacggctaagagatcaagagatcaattgtcgtgtctatggggtgccccctcctccgtatataaaggggggaggaggagagggccggccaaggggagaggcgcgcccaagcggggcaatcctactccaagtaggtttggccccctcCTTTCCTATTCCatctaggagaagggggaaggaggaggtggagagaaggaaggagaaggggggccgccgcccccttccctttcccaattcagattggggcaaggggggccgcgcgccacctcttggcctccctctctcctttccactaaggcccataaggcccaatagcttctggggggggggggggggtgttccggtaacccccggtactccgataaatatccgataacccccggaaccattccggtgtccgaatatagtcgtccaatatatcaatcttcatttcttgaccatttcgagactcctcgtcatgtccgtgatcacatccgggacttcgaactatctTCCGTacaccaaaacacataaactcataatataaccgtcatcaaactttaagcgtgcggaccctacgggttcgagaactatgtagacatgaccgagacacgtctccggtcaataaccaatagcggaacatggatgctcatattggctcccacatattctacgaagatctttatcggtcagaccgcgtaacaacatacgttgttccctttgtcatcggtatgttacttgcccgagattcgatcgtcggtatctcaatacctagttcaatctcgttaccggcaagtctctttactcattccgtaatacatcattccgcaactaactcattagttgcaatgcttgcaatgcttattgtgatgtgcattaccgagtgggcccagagatacctctccgacaatcggagtgacaaatcctaatctcgaaatacgccaacccaacaagtaccttcggagacacctgtagagtacctttataatcacccagttacgttgtgacgtttggtagcacacaaagtgctcctccggtaaacgggagttgcataatctcatagtcataggaacatgtataagtcatgaagaaagcaatagcagaatactaaactatcgtgtgctaagctaacggaatgggtcaagtcaatcacatcattctcctaatgatgtgatcccattaatcaaatgacaactcatgtcaatgactaggaaacataaccatctttgatcaacgagctagtcaagtagagacatactagtgacactctgtttgtctatgtattcacacaagtattatgtttccggttaatacaattctagcatgaataataaatatttatcatgatataaggaaataaataataactttattattgcctctagggcatatttccttctgcctcccacttactagagtcaataatctagattacacagtaatgattctaacacccatggagccttggtgctgatcatgttttgctcgtggaagaggcttagtcaacgggtctgcaacattcagatccgtatgtatcttgcaaatttctatgtctcccacctggactagatcccggatggagttgaagcgtctcttgatgtgcttggttcccttgtgaaatctggattcctttaccaaggcaattgcaccagtattgtcacaaaagattttcattggacccgatgcactaggtatgacacctagatcggatatgaactccttcatccagactccttcatttgcttcttccgaagtagctatgtactccgcttcacacgtagatcccgccacaatgctttgtttagagctgcaccaactgacagctccaccgttcaatgtaaacacgtatccggtttgcgatttagaatcgtccggatcagtgtcaaagcttgcatcgatgtaaccatttacgactagctatttctcaccttcataaacgagaaacatatccttagtccttttcaggtatttcaggatgttcttgaccgctgtccagtgatccactcctggattactttggtacctccctgtgctacctcttgagcactgcgttggttttcccttgaagaggaaagggtgatgcagcaaagtagcgtaagtatttccctcagtttttgagaaccaaggtatcaatccagtaggaggctacacgcgagtccctcacacctacacaaacaaataaatcctcgcaaccaacgcgataaggggttgtcaatccctacacggtcacttaggagagtgagatctgatagatatgataagataatatttttggtatttttatgataaagatgcaaagtaaaataaaagcaacggaaataactaagtgttggaagattaatatgatggaaaatagaccccggggccataggtttcactagtggcttctctcaagagcataagtattttacggtgggtgaacaaattactattgagcaattgacagaattgagcatagttatgagaatatctaggtatgatcatgtatataggcatcacgtccgagacaagtagaccgactcctgcctgcatctactactattactccacacatcgaccgctatccagcatgcatctagagtattaagttcataagaacagagtaatgctttaagcaagatgacatgatgtagagggataaattcatgcaatatgactaaaaccccatcttgttatcctcgatggcaacaatacaatacgtgccttgctgcccctactgtcactgggaaaggacaccgcaagattgaacccaaagctaagcacttctcccattgcaagaaagatcaatctagtaggccaaaccaaactgataattcgaagagacttgcaaagataaccaatcatacataaaagaatccagggaagattcaaatattgttcatagataaacttgatcataaacccacaattcatcggtctcagcaaacacatcgcaaaagaagattacatcgaatagatctccacgagagagggggagaacattgtattgagatccaaaaagagagaagaaaccatctagctaataactatggacccgaaggtccgaggtaaactactcacacttcatcggagaggctatggtgttgatgtagaagccctccgtgatcgatgccccctccggcggagctccggaacaggccccaagatgggatctcatgggtacagaaggttgcggcgatggaattaggtttttagctccgtatctgatcgtttgggggtacgtaggtatatataggaggaaggagtacgtcggtggagcaacgtggggcccatgagggtggagggcgcgcccaggggggtaggcgcgccccctacctcgtggcttcctggaagcttccatgacatagggtccaagtctcctggatcatgttcgttctaaaaatcacgttcccgaaggtttcattccgtttggactccgtttgatattctttttctgtgaatctctgaaataggcaaaaaacaacaattctgggttggacctccggttaataggttagtcccaaaaataatataaaagtgaataataaagcccaataatgtccaaaacagaagataatatagcatggagcaatcaaaaattattgatacgttggagacgtatcaagcatccccaagcttaattcctgctcgtcctcgagtaggtaaatgataaaaacagaatttttgatgtggaatgctaattggcataatttcaatgtaattcttcttattgtggcatgaatgttcagatttgatatgattcaggataaaagtttaatgttgacataaaaacaataatatttcaagcatactaactaagcaattatgtcttatcaaaataacatagccaaagcaagttatccctacaaaatcatatagtctggctatgctccatcttccccacacaaaatattcatatcatgtacgaccccggttttagccaagcaattggttcatacttttaacacgcttcagccttttcaactcttacgcaatacatgagcgcaagccatggatatagcactatggtggaataaggtataatggtaggggttatgtgggaagacaaaaaaggagaaagtctcacatcaacgaggctaatcaacgggctatggagatgcccatcaattgatgttaatgcgaggagtagggattgtcatgcaacggatgcactagagctataagtgtatgaaagctcaaaagaaactaagtgggtgtgcatccaacttgcttgctcacgaagacctcgggcatttgaggaagcccgtcattggaatatacaagccaagttctataatgaaatttcccactagtatatgaaagtgacaaaatgagagactctctattatgaagatcacggtgctactttgaagcacaagtgtggtaaaaggatagtaacattgtcccttctctctttttctctctttttttatttgggccttttctcttttttttatttgggccttttctctttttttatggcctttttttatttagtccggagtctcatcccgacttgtgggggaatcatagtctccatcatcctttcctcacttgggacaatgctctaataatgatgatcatcacacttttatttacttacaactcttgaattacaactcaatacttagaacaaagtatgactctatatgaatgcctccggcggtgtaccgggatatgcaatgaatcaagagcgacatgtatgaaagaattatgaacggtggctccacaaatacaatgtcaactacatgatcatgcaaagcaatatgacaatgatggagtatgtcatgataaatgaaatggtggaaagttgcatggcaatatatcttggaatggctatggaaatgccatgataggtcggtatggtggctgttttcaggaagatataaggaggtttatgtgtgatagagcgtatcatatcacggggtttggatgcaccggcgaagtttgcaccaactctcaaggtgagaaagggcaatgcacggtaccgaagaggctagaaaattgcggaaaggtaagtgtgcgtataatccatggactcacattagtcataaagaactcatatacttattgcaaaaatttattagccctcgaagcaaagtatactacgcatgctcctaggggaagggttggtaggagttaaccatcgcgcgatcccgaccgccacacaaaggaagacaatcaacaaatacttcatgctccgactacgttacataacggttcaccatacgtgcatgctacgggaatcacaaactccaacacatgtatttatcaattccacaattactcaattagcacaactatgatattaccacctttatatct
This DNA window, taken from Triticum aestivum cultivar Chinese Spring chromosome 1D, IWGSC CS RefSeq v2.1, whole genome shotgun sequence, encodes the following:
- the LOC123161873 gene encoding uncharacterized protein is translated as MGGDYVVIPILLCFLFRTCQLTLADSIDLDGNLVMDEKNTTLLRHKSFHFPWRANIKDEGSGIISHYATWHTKPGIFYGLRAEMSIWASPNQENSQESGASLQIYCQDGGNYNLIQAGFHISPSLYHNKDIRFFTYWTKDLKSRGCYNLKCPGFVSARGANLVPGQAISPPSIYGKQDYYIRLSLNQDPNSEDWVVYRHDLEKPSLLGHFPKKLCPGIPRIQALTGFVNYFKNAHGPPMGSGHFPNYEDHDDKKSAYFRRIQYYTPNDRSYNMFGVPMVKLLDRLDCCRANGLVFDYKRGFMFNYGGPSGCVG